The Toxorhynchites rutilus septentrionalis strain SRP chromosome 3, ASM2978413v1, whole genome shotgun sequence genome includes a region encoding these proteins:
- the LOC129776150 gene encoding zinc finger protein 431-like produces MEEDLCCRLCLETEVDELISLYCRCDSQNQLVSEMVTDLIRLGSPRENDRLPQFVCGGCLERLDKACTFRKLCINTNRHLRRKLLQRESAADNDEHCRICNVNDLDELISVFCICAGEEEKLVADMMMEITGTIRPSSEDGLSQNICAKCFEQLSETVAFIAMICNSDVKLRKSLASQGVTEKCLITNRDNQEDEDSRAIPERKKRKTISQRDTSRKVDEADPFIYLDAHDVDAEQLRSLFVSIDDAEFDERLRYFGTICCCGKLLEDEEKWKEHIKVDHTAREKAWSNIKCNDCNKRFQYSSGLTQHRENRERKEYYRCKICNILTKERRSLQLHFEFTRFHPILETSEEERLRFDEKIMTIEEPDTRCCGCDEVFPDGASLVEHTKEVHFKENDGIPSFMCMICYGSFSEKRMLTRHQIAYAGRRYYVCLEEGCQFRSDERLIIKKHVDSGLHCNTSMLPEPEPEPEITEFFCCFQMCYETFGTMEELENHCYVHHGEQRAFNSHFSKDSESVCPLCKRHFAKRSVFQAHIQSHTNRKFACATCGTKFATRDTLKKHERSHSRISNAYFCQQCTAVYATQQALSRHVLKVHEKIFTELCNICGKGFVAKHELKLHEANNHMKERPFKCTECPMTFGIKQLLQKHMITHSTERPYKCSFCSNTYRHPSDCKRHEKSVHLNEKPFQCEVCEASFIRDRDLRLHMTKHTKVKLYCCPVADCAFSTNVSKKVNIHYNEKHTKEEEEQSDYN; encoded by the coding sequence ATGGAGGAGGACCTTTGCTGCAGGCTTTGCTTGGAGACGGAGGTGGATGAATTAATATCCTTGTACTGTAGGTGCGACTCACAGAATCAATTGGTGTCGGAGATGGTCACCGATTTGATAAGGCTGGGTTCTCCTCGGGAAAACGATCGCTTGCCCCAGTTTGTGTGCGGAGGATGTCTCGAGCGTTTGGATAAAGCTTGCACCTTCCGCAAGTTATGCATCAACACCAATCGCCATTTGCGAAGGAAATTGCTGCAGAGGGAATCAGCTGCCGACAACGACGAACATTGTCGCATTTGCAACGTAAATGATTTAGATGAACTGATTTCTGTGTTCTGTATTTGTGCTGGGGAAGAAGAGAAACTCGTTGCGGATATGATGATGGAAATCACCGGCACAATACGTCCGTCGAGCGAAGATGGATTATCGCAGAATATTTGCGCGAAATGCTTCGAACAGCTGTCGGAAACTGTTGCTTTCATAGCTATGATATGCAATTCGGACGTGAAGCTGCGTAAAAGCCTAGCTTCACAAGGAGTTACTGAGAAATGCCTGATAACGAATAGAGATAATCAAGAAGATGAAGATTCCAGAGCGATTCCAGAGCGAAAGAAAAGGAAAACGATATCACAGAGGGATACTTCTCGGAAAGTAGATGAAGCGGATCCCTTCATTTACCTCGATGCACATGACGTTGATGCGGAGCAGCTGAGATCCTTGTTTGTTTCCATCGACGACGCTGAGTTTGACGAGCGACTGAGATACTTTGGAACTATTTGTTGCTGCGGAAAGTTATTGGAGGACGAAGAGAAATGGAAAGAGCACATCAAAGTTGATCATACGGCGAGAGAAAAAGCGTGGAGTAACATCAAGTGTAACGATTGTAACAAACGTTTTCAATACAGCAGTGGACTGACGCAGCATAGGGAAAACCGAGAGAGAAAGGAATACTACCGATGCAAAATATGCAACATTTTGACTAAAGAGAGACGTTCGCTGCAATTGCATTTCGAGTTCACCCGGTTTCATCCTATTCTCGAGACATCAGAAGAAGAACGATTgagatttgatgaaaaaattatgacAATTGAAGAACCGGACACTCGATGTTGTGGCTGTGACGAAGTTTTTCCCGACGGGGCATCGTTAGTCGAACACACCAAAGAAGTTCACTTCAAGGAAAATGACGGGATTCCCTCGTTTATGTGTATGATTTGCTACGGCAGCTTTTCCGAGAAACGAATGTTAACGCGTCATCAAATAGCTTATGCTGGAAGAAGATATTATGTTTGCCTCGAAGAAGGATGCCAATTTAGAAGCGACGAACGTTTAATCATCAAAAAACACGTGGATTCGGGTTTGCACTGTAACACAAGTATGCTCCCAGAACCCGAGCCGGAACCGGAAATAACGGAGTTTTTCTGCTGCTTCCAGATGTGTTATGAAACTTTCGGCACTATGGAGGAGCTCGAAAATCATTGTTACGTGCATCACGGCGAGCAACGTGCTTTCAACAGTCATTTCAGCAAAGATTCCGAAAGTGTTTGTCCGTTGTGCAAACGGCACTTCGCCAAGAGAAGCGTTTTTCAGGCCCACATTCAGTCACATACAAATAGAAAATTCGCTTGTGCCACATGTGGCACGAAGTTCGCAACACGCGATACTTTAAAGAAACACGAGAGGAGTCATTCGCGTATAAGCAATGCATATTTCTGTCAACAATGTACTGCAGTTTACGCCACCCAGCAGGCTCTCAGCCGACATGTGCTTAAGGTTCACGAGAAAATTTTCACCGAACTCTGCAACATCTGTGGTAAAGGATTCGTTGCCAAACATGAGCTGAAGTTGCACGAAGCGAACAATCACATGAAAGAACGCCCTTTCAAATGTACGGAATGTCCCATGACGTTCGGGATAAAACAACTGCTGCAAAAACATATGATAACCCATAGCACGGAACGGCCGTACAAATGTTCCTTCTGTTCCAATACCTATCGGCATCCCAGCGACTGTAAGCGACACGAAAAGTCAGTTCACCTGAACGAGAAGCCTTTCCAATGTGAAGTTTGCGAAGCTAGCTTTATCCGAGATCGGGACTTGCGCCTACATATGACCAAGCACACCAAGGTTAAGCTGTACTGTTGTCCGGTAGCGGATTGTGCGTTTTCTACGAATGTGTCCAAAAAGGTGAACATACATTACAATGAAAAGCACACGAAAGAGGAGGAGGAGCAATCGGATTACAACTGA